One Phycisphaerae bacterium DNA segment encodes these proteins:
- a CDS encoding phosphoglycerate kinase, which translates to MAKKTVADVEVKGKKVLMRVDFNVPIDSNGNITSDNRIVMALPTIKTIVEKGGRVILMSHLGRPDGQKKLEFTMKPVAKRLSELLGKAVVFAEDCIGADVKAKAMALKDGDVMLLENVRFYKAEEIKDKKAKDNPALRKEKDDFARQIAELGDVYVDDAFGTAHRDNASMLTVPQLMGSKPKVVGFLVEKELKFLGDTINNPVRPFVAILGGAKVSDKLAVIENLLTKVDRILIGGAMAYTFFKAQGRKIGKSLCEDDFIEKAKELFGKAKAANCELILPVDDVIASEFKENAENKVVTGDIPDGWQGLDIGPASRKLFVSKLADAKTIVWNGPMGVFEMKPFDEGTKAVAQAVADATQKNGAKSIIGGGDSASAIKKMKLSDKVTHVSTGGGASLEFMEGKKFKAIEILDEK; encoded by the coding sequence ATGGCTAAAAAAACAGTGGCAGATGTTGAAGTAAAAGGCAAAAAAGTTTTGATGAGGGTCGATTTTAATGTCCCCATCGACAGCAATGGAAATATCACTTCCGATAATCGTATCGTAATGGCGCTGCCGACGATAAAGACAATCGTGGAAAAAGGCGGCAGAGTAATTCTGATGAGCCATCTGGGCAGGCCGGACGGCCAAAAGAAACTCGAGTTCACGATGAAGCCTGTTGCAAAGCGGCTTTCGGAACTTCTGGGCAAGGCGGTTGTTTTCGCAGAGGACTGCATCGGTGCCGATGTAAAGGCGAAAGCAATGGCGTTAAAAGACGGCGATGTAATGCTGCTCGAAAATGTGCGCTTCTATAAAGCAGAAGAAATAAAAGATAAGAAAGCAAAGGACAACCCGGCTCTCCGCAAGGAAAAAGACGATTTCGCCAGGCAGATAGCGGAACTCGGCGATGTGTATGTCGATGACGCGTTCGGAACGGCTCACCGCGACAACGCATCGATGCTCACCGTGCCGCAACTTATGGGCAGCAAGCCCAAGGTGGTTGGATTCCTTGTTGAAAAGGAACTGAAATTCCTCGGCGATACAATCAATAATCCGGTTCGGCCGTTCGTTGCGATTCTGGGCGGAGCGAAAGTCTCGGATAAACTTGCCGTAATCGAAAATCTCCTGACGAAAGTCGATAGGATTCTTATCGGCGGCGCGATGGCCTATACGTTCTTCAAGGCACAGGGCAGAAAAATCGGAAAAAGTCTGTGCGAAGACGATTTCATCGAAAAAGCAAAAGAACTGTTCGGCAAGGCAAAGGCCGCAAATTGCGAACTGATACTGCCGGTAGATGATGTTATCGCAAGTGAATTTAAAGAGAATGCCGAGAACAAGGTCGTAACCGGCGATATTCCGGACGGCTGGCAGGGACTGGATATCGGGCCGGCGTCAAGAAAGCTGTTTGTTTCAAAACTTGCCGATGCCAAGACTATCGTATGGAACGGGCCGATGGGCGTATTCGAGATGAAGCCTTTTGATGAGGGCACAAAGGCAGTCGCGCAGGCGGTTGCAGATGCCACACAGAAAAACGGAGCAAAGAGCATTATCGGCGGCGGCGACAGCGCAAGCGCCATCAAAAAGATGAAACTATCTGACAAGGTAACGCACGTCTCGACAGGCGGCGGTGCGAGTCTTGAGTTTATGGAAGGCAAAAAGTTCAAAGCCATCGAAATACTGGACGAGAAGTAG
- a CDS encoding nucleoside-diphosphate kinase, which yields MNEKQLEQTLVLIKPDALKNSITGFIFSQLSEFHTGARFAGAKVVNVSRLLAEEHYAEHKGKPFFEALLDYIMGKVHYSEENKWKRRVIAIVYLGEGVLDRIRALGGPTNPHKAREEKPGCIRALGTVVNLKDKNGNDIGDRLDNLIHTSASTTDAEREIKLWFMPHDIPPMMRAYPTETCPRHYYYKEGRLYNTYEPDSMLLLAPGDMVWKTDLEILQSCDADGCKKGRLNTVAAKYLINRVKV from the coding sequence ATGAACGAAAAACAGCTCGAACAAACACTTGTTCTTATCAAGCCTGATGCGCTTAAGAATTCGATAACGGGATTTATATTTTCACAGCTATCTGAATTTCACACGGGAGCGCGCTTTGCCGGGGCAAAGGTGGTAAACGTATCGAGGCTTCTGGCGGAAGAACATTATGCCGAGCATAAAGGCAAGCCGTTTTTCGAGGCGCTGCTCGATTACATAATGGGCAAAGTGCATTATTCCGAAGAGAATAAATGGAAGCGAAGAGTAATCGCAATCGTTTACCTTGGCGAGGGCGTTCTTGACAGGATAAGGGCGCTTGGCGGGCCTACGAATCCGCATAAGGCCAGAGAAGAAAAACCCGGCTGCATCAGGGCGCTTGGCACAGTGGTGAATCTCAAAGATAAAAACGGTAACGACATCGGCGACAGACTGGATAATCTAATCCATACATCGGCCTCGACGACAGATGCGGAAAGGGAAATCAAGCTGTGGTTTATGCCGCACGATATTCCGCCGATGATGCGGGCATATCCGACGGAAACCTGTCCGAGGCATTATTATTATAAAGAAGGCCGGCTGTATAATACATACGAACCGGATAGTATGCTGCTTCTGGCGCCGGGCGATATGGTATGGAAGACCGACCTCGAGATACTGCAAAGCTGCGATGCGGACGGATGCAAAAAAGGCAGATTAAATACGGTCGCGGCAAAGTATCTTATCAACAGAGTGAAAGTATAA
- a CDS encoding SLC13 family permease, with the protein MTDSEIKKAKIKNAVYLLIMLSVSGMVGLLAHFLEFDRQQAMSCSIFIMIIMATLLFWQFRLAIAFVGIGVLMGTNVLTLPTFIRECKIDVILFLVGMMVTVGVLKELGLFTWIIQSVITIPHITGTTFVIIIAGLGAFMACAVDEVTSIVFIATLVFQVCDTLKIRPTPFIIVGVLGTNVGSSGTMLGNPVGILIGQKATPPLSFVDFITWSFPIMLVTLTVTILILLYWFRKDIKMLSERLNARRQLGLGLGPLVKVPYKSGLAVLIGMITFIALHHYIELKLGLAPNTVLIVAPLVIAGLLMLWRHERARHYIEADVEWWTLLFFMMLFAVAGTLEETHVSTRIAGYFQQAFGDKLSLLIPAVIGISAVGSAFVDNIVFVAAFMPVVNKLGHTSLLWALLHGACLGGNITMIGSTANIVALGMLEKRYRTHIYFFEWLKVGAVVGVVSCLIAWGGIAILSPYMPSQNERHTARQTATENTEVLKPQSTQSSQSNNSLPATENLEGSEEK; encoded by the coding sequence ATGACCGATTCAGAAATCAAAAAGGCAAAGATTAAAAACGCCGTTTACCTGCTTATAATGCTCAGCGTAAGCGGAATGGTCGGTTTGCTGGCGCATTTTCTGGAATTCGACAGGCAGCAGGCGATGTCCTGCTCGATATTCATAATGATTATAATGGCGACGCTGCTGTTCTGGCAGTTCAGGCTGGCCATCGCGTTTGTCGGCATCGGAGTTTTGATGGGGACAAACGTACTGACGCTGCCGACGTTCATCAGGGAATGCAAAATCGACGTGATTCTTTTCCTTGTCGGTATGATGGTAACGGTAGGCGTGCTTAAGGAACTGGGCCTTTTCACGTGGATTATTCAGAGCGTTATTACCATTCCGCATATTACCGGCACGACATTCGTAATCATAATCGCCGGGCTGGGCGCGTTTATGGCCTGCGCGGTCGATGAAGTAACATCCATCGTATTCATCGCTACCCTGGTTTTCCAGGTTTGCGATACGCTCAAGATTCGTCCGACTCCTTTTATAATTGTCGGCGTATTAGGGACAAACGTTGGCTCAAGCGGAACGATGCTCGGCAACCCGGTCGGAATCTTAATCGGACAGAAAGCGACTCCGCCTTTGAGCTTCGTCGATTTCATCACATGGTCGTTTCCGATTATGCTCGTAACTCTTACAGTTACGATACTTATTTTACTGTACTGGTTCAGAAAAGATATCAAGATGCTTTCAGAAAGGCTCAACGCAAGGCGTCAGCTCGGTCTGGGACTGGGGCCATTGGTAAAAGTGCCTTACAAAAGCGGCCTTGCCGTCCTGATAGGTATGATTACCTTTATCGCGCTGCATCATTATATCGAACTGAAACTCGGACTTGCTCCGAATACGGTGCTGATTGTCGCGCCGCTTGTTATCGCCGGCCTGCTTATGCTGTGGCGGCACGAACGGGCAAGACATTACATCGAAGCGGACGTCGAATGGTGGACGCTGCTGTTCTTTATGATGCTGTTCGCAGTGGCAGGAACGCTCGAAGAGACGCACGTCTCGACCAGAATCGCAGGCTATTTTCAGCAGGCGTTCGGCGATAAACTTTCATTGCTGATACCGGCGGTTATCGGAATATCGGCTGTCGGCTCGGCGTTTGTCGATAATATCGTTTTCGTCGCGGCGTTTATGCCCGTTGTAAATAAACTCGGCCATACATCCCTGCTTTGGGCGCTTCTGCACGGGGCGTGCCTGGGCGGAAATATTACGATGATTGGCTCGACGGCAAATATCGTCGCGCTCGGTATGCTCGAAAAACGGTACCGTACACATATTTATTTCTTCGAATGGCTCAAGGTCGGAGCAGTCGTCGGCGTCGTTTCCTGCCTTATCGCGTGGGGCGGCATCGCAATTCTTTCGCCTTATATGCCGTCGCAAAACGAACGCCATACGGCCCGGCAGACGGCCACAGAGAACACAGAGGTATTAAAGCCACAGAGCACACAGAGTTCACAGAGTAATAATTCATTACCGGCCACAGAGAACTTAGAGGGCTCAGAGGAAAAATAA
- a CDS encoding PTS sugar transporter subunit IIA has product MTENKTNHIQFASLFKPAYVICQTEKTDRNTIIHDLLEKLAYEAGIGNVEEAYKEILSRENESPTIVGPGISMPHARLDAVNKIVIGIVTSKNGIVYAPGRSDNLVKLIILTLAPKAAPGLYLQAISSIAKICQNPETAEKVAVLDLPEDVWGFFNTNGAALPDFLHACDIMEPVTVKLQEHDTLERAIDLFVRHRVNEVPVIDKDGELIGVVTTHELLKVCLPDYVLWMDDLTPVINFEPFAQILRKESKTWLAEIMTPEYATVDENAPAVQVAKEITRQNTDLAYVMRGKKLVGVVSLATFLSKVLRE; this is encoded by the coding sequence ATGACAGAGAACAAAACAAATCATATTCAGTTCGCCTCGCTGTTCAAGCCGGCGTATGTTATCTGTCAAACCGAGAAAACCGACCGCAACACAATAATACACGACCTGCTTGAAAAGCTGGCGTACGAAGCGGGAATCGGAAACGTCGAAGAGGCATACAAGGAAATACTGTCCCGCGAAAACGAATCGCCGACCATCGTCGGGCCGGGCATATCAATGCCGCACGCCAGGCTGGACGCCGTCAATAAAATTGTCATTGGCATCGTTACCTCGAAAAATGGAATCGTTTACGCGCCGGGCAGAAGCGACAATTTAGTCAAACTTATCATTCTCACCCTCGCACCGAAAGCTGCGCCGGGATTGTATTTGCAGGCAATAAGTTCCATCGCGAAAATCTGCCAGAATCCGGAAACGGCCGAGAAGGTAGCGGTACTCGATTTGCCGGAAGATGTATGGGGATTTTTCAATACGAACGGAGCCGCCCTGCCGGACTTTCTGCACGCGTGCGATATTATGGAGCCCGTAACGGTAAAGCTGCAGGAACACGATACGCTCGAACGCGCAATCGATTTGTTCGTCCGTCACAGGGTAAATGAAGTGCCGGTGATTGACAAGGACGGCGAACTTATCGGCGTTGTAACGACGCACGAACTGCTGAAGGTCTGCCTGCCTGATTATGTGCTGTGGATGGATGATTTGACGCCTGTTATTAATTTCGAGCCGTTCGCACAGATACTGCGAAAGGAAAGCAAAACGTGGCTGGCCGAGATTATGACGCCTGAATACGCGACAGTTGACGAAAACGCACCTGCCGTACAGGTGGCCAAGGAAATCACACGGCAGAATACCGACCTCGCTTATGTTATGAGAGGCAAAAAACTGGTCGGCGTCGTGTCGCTGGCGACGTTTTTGAGCAAAGTTTTGCGGGAATAA